The DNA window GGAGCTCGCGCTCGTCGCGGTCGGGACACTCGTCGTCGTGCCGGAGACGGGAGCCGTGCCCCGGTTCGCCCGTGAGGGGAAGCCGGGCAGCTCGACGACCGCTGCACGCGGGTCGGCGTAGTGGCTGAGCAGCATCCGCGTGTACGGATCCTGCGGGCGCTCGAGGATGTCGCGGCTCGGGGCGTCCTCGACGATGCGGCCCTCGTGCATGACGAGCACGCGCTGGGTCGCCTCGAGGACGACGCCGAGGTCGTGGCTGATGAGGATGGCGGTGAAGCCCTCCGACTGCTGCAGCTCGGTGATCGTGTCCATGATCGCGTGCTGCACGAGCACGTCGAGCGCGGTGGTCGGCTCGTCGAACACCATGAGTCGCGGTTCGAGCGAGAGGGCGAGCGCGATGGAGACGCGCTGACGCATACCGCCGGACAGTTCACCCGGGAAGCGGGCGAGGACCTGCGGCGTGAGCCCGACCTTCTCGACGAGCTCCGCCATCCGTGCATCCCAGCGGTCGCGGGAGACGTGCCCGTGCGCCTTGAAGATGTCGACGAAGTGGTTGCGGATCGTGCGGACCGGGTTGAGCGCGTTCATGCCCGACTGCAGCACCATGGCGAACCCGCCCTGACGCTGCTCGCGGAGCGCTTCCTCGTCGAGCTCGCGGATGTCGGATCCGCCGAAGAGGATCTGTCCACCGTTGATGCGGGCCGGCGGCTTCTGGAGCCGGGTGGCCGCGAAGCCGAGCGTCGACTTGCCCGAGCCCGACTCGCCGACGAGACCGATGAACTCACCGGCGCCGACGGAGAACGACACGTGGTCGACGGCCTGCACCGGTGCGGCACCGACGGACTCGTAGACGACGGAGAGGTCGCGGACCTCGAGCAGCGCTCCCGTGCCGGGGGCCGGAGCCGGGGCGCTGTCGGCCTGGAGGTTGACGGCGTTCATCGGGACTTCCCTTCACGGAGGCGCGGGTTGCTGATCGCGTCGACACCGAAGTTGATGAGGGTGAGGCTCATCGCGAGGAGCGCGATGCAGAGACCGGGGGCGAAGAGGAGGATCCACTGACCGGTGAGCAGGGCGTTGGAGTTCTGCGCCCAGTAGAGGATCGTTCCCCAGCTGACGATCGACGAGTCGCCGAGTCCGAGGAACTCGAGGCCCGCCTCGGCCAGGATCGCGCTCGTCGCGGCTCCGAAGAAGCCACCGGCGATGAGCGAGGTCATGTTCGGGAGGATCTCGTTGAACACGATGCGGAATGGGCGGTCGCCGGAGAAGCGGGCGGCCGTCACGAAGTCCCGCGATCGCAGCGACTGCGTCTGACTGCGGAGCACGCGGGCACCCCACGCCCACCCGGTGATGACGATGACCGCGACGATCATCACCAGTCCACCGTTCTGGAGGTACGCGGCGATGACGATCATGAGCGGCAGACCCGGCACCACGAGGAACAGGTTGACGATGAAGTTCACGACCTCGGCGCCGAACCCCTTGATGTAGCCCCAGCTGAGGCCGATCAGGACCGCGACGATCGTCGACAGGATGCCGGCGATGAAGCCGACGGTGACGCTGATCTGCGAGCCGTAGATGAGCTGGCTGAGGACGTCCTCGCCCGCCGCCGTCGTCCCGAACCAGTGCTCGGGGCTCGAGTCGGCGTTCCGCGGGAAGCCGTCCTGGCTGGCACCGTACGGGGCGAGGAGCGGCGCGAAGATCGCCACGAGGATGAAGAAGCCGAGGATGGTCAGGCCGAGGCGTGACTTCCAGTTGGCCCAGAGCGTCGCCGCCGATCGACCGATGAAGGCGAACTTCCTCGGCGGACGGACGGCTTCGTCGGACTGCAGTGTCTTGACGTGCTG is part of the Plantibacter sp. Leaf314 genome and encodes:
- a CDS encoding ABC transporter ATP-binding protein gives rise to the protein MNAVNLQADSAPAPAPGTGALLEVRDLSVVYESVGAAPVQAVDHVSFSVGAGEFIGLVGESGSGKSTLGFAATRLQKPPARINGGQILFGGSDIRELDEEALREQRQGGFAMVLQSGMNALNPVRTIRNHFVDIFKAHGHVSRDRWDARMAELVEKVGLTPQVLARFPGELSGGMRQRVSIALALSLEPRLMVFDEPTTALDVLVQHAIMDTITELQQSEGFTAILISHDLGVVLEATQRVLVMHEGRIVEDAPSRDILERPQDPYTRMLLSHYADPRAAVVELPGFPSRANRGTAPVSGTTTSVPTATSASSESGKASSRAGRSAESAVIVDAVSKVYPPPRRGESAVTAVDDVSFTLEPGQSLALVGASGSGKSTIAKLITGIEKPTSGAVRFGDLDVAQLNRKGIRNLHKNVQMIFQDPYAALNPLHTVEYTLTRPVVNFTGLKGDAVRKRVLELLETVGLSPVEQFAAKLPHQLSGGQRQRVVIARALASDPQVLIADEPVSMLDVSLRAGVLALLEDLREQWGVSMLYITHDLLSARLVTDNIMVLNQGRVVERGETAHVLQHPQDPYTIQLLDAVPNPARAKR
- a CDS encoding ABC transporter permease; this encodes MTTTQHVKTLQSDEAVRPPRKFAFIGRSAATLWANWKSRLGLTILGFFILVAIFAPLLAPYGASQDGFPRNADSSPEHWFGTTAAGEDVLSQLIYGSQISVTVGFIAGILSTIVAVLIGLSWGYIKGFGAEVVNFIVNLFLVVPGLPLMIVIAAYLQNGGLVMIVAVIVITGWAWGARVLRSQTQSLRSRDFVTAARFSGDRPFRIVFNEILPNMTSLIAGGFFGAATSAILAEAGLEFLGLGDSSIVSWGTILYWAQNSNALLTGQWILLFAPGLCIALLAMSLTLINFGVDAISNPRLREGKSR